In one window of Mercurialis annua linkage group LG4, ddMerAnnu1.2, whole genome shotgun sequence DNA:
- the LOC126679466 gene encoding 3-isopropylmalate dehydratase small subunit 1-like produces MYSWECNRTNLFSLREHTLSIFSNIPKMAAFSSTITFIQNPKLSISAVASATASELPLPHSLFSRCSIKHRSISLTAKSITSQASPLTVTRAAADASAAPSSAATSFHGLCYVVGDNIDTDQIIPAEYLTLVPSNPAEYEKLGSYALIGLPASYETRFIEPNETKTKYSILIGGDNFGCGSSREHAPVALGAAGATAVIAESYARIFFRNSVATGEIYPLESEVRICEECRTGDVVTIELAENRLINHTTGKDYKLKPIGDAGPVIEAGGIFAYARKTGMIPSHSA; encoded by the coding sequence ATGTACAGTTGGGAGTGTAACAGAACAAACCTATTCAGCCTTCGCGAACACACCCTTTCCATTTTCTCCAATATTCCGAAAATGGCGGCTTTCTCTTCAACAATCACTTTTATACAAAACCCTAAACTCTCCATCTCCGCCGTCGCTTCCGCCACCGCCTCCGAACTGCCGCTCCCTCACTCTCTTTTTTCACGCTGCTCTATCAAGCATCGTTCCATCTCACTCACTGCCAAATCCATAACTTCCCAGGCGTCACCGCTGACTGTCACACGCGCCGCCGCAGACGCATCCGCGGCTCCCTCGTCCGCCGCGACATCCTTTCATGGACTCTGCTACGTCGTCGGAGACAACATCGACACAGACCAGATCATCCCGGCTGAATACCTAACTCTAGTCCCGTCAAATCCAGCTGAATACGAAAAACTCGGCTCTTATGCCCTAATCGGACTCCCAGCCTCGTACGAGACAAGATTCATCGAACCAAATGAAACAAAAACGAAATACTCAATCCTAATCGGGGGCGATAATTTCGGATGCGGATCGTCACGTGAGCATGCGCCGGTGGCGCTAGGTGCGGCAGGAGCTACGGCGGTGATTGCGGAGTCGTATGCGAGGATATTTTTCAGGAATTCGGTAGCAACAGGAGAGATTTATCCGTTAGAATCGGAGGTGAGAATATGTGAGGAATGCAGGACTGGTGATGTGGTTACTATTGAATTGGCTGAGAACCGTTTGATTAATCATACGACTGGGAAAGATTATAAGTTGAAGCCTATCGGTGATGCGGGTCCTGTCATTGAAGCTGGTGGTATTTTTGCTTATGCTAGAAAGACTGGAATGATTCCTTCACATTCTGCTTAA
- the LOC126679468 gene encoding 60S ribosomal protein L15-1 — protein sequence MGAYKYVSELWRRKQSDVMRFLQRVRCWEYRQHPSIVRLTRPTRPDKARRMGYKAKQGYVVYRVRVRRGGRKRPVPKGIVYGKPTNQGVTQLKFQRSKRSVAEERAGRKLGGLRVLNSYWVNEDSTYKYFEVVLVDVAHNAIKNDPRINWLCNPVHKHRELRGLTSAGKKYRGLRGKGPRHQKNRPSRRATWKRNNSLSLRRYR from the exons ATGG GGGCTTACAAGTATGTCTCTGAGCTATGGAGGAGGAAGCAATCTGATGTCATGAGGTTTTTGCAGAGGGTCAGGTGTTGGGAGTACCGCCAGCATCCTTCTATTGTGCGTCTCACCCGTCCAACTCGCCCTGATAAGGCTCGTCGTATGGGCTACAAAGCCAAGCAG GGTTACGTGGTTTATCGTGTCCGAGTTAGACGAGGTGGTAGGAAACGGCCAGTTCCCAAGGGTATTGTGTATGGTAAGCCCACCAACCAGGGTGTGACACAATTGAAATTCCAAAGAAGCAAGAGGTCTGTTGCTGAGGAGCGTGCTGGTAGGAAATTGGGAGGCCTCAGGGTCCTCAATTCATACTGGGTCAATGAG GACTCTACTTATAAGTATTTTGAGGTGGTGTTGGTTGATGTTGCACATAATGCCATAAAGAATGACCCAAGGATCAACTGGCTCTGCAATCCTGTCCATAAGCACAGGGAACTGCGTGGTCTCACCTCAGCTGGAAAGAAATACAGGGGTCTGCGTGGAAAGGGTCCTCGACACCAGAAGAATCGCCCTTCCCGCCGAGCAACCTGGAAGAGAAACAATTCTCTCTCACTTCGCCGTTATCGTTGA